A window of Babesia microti strain RI chromosome III, complete genome contains these coding sequences:
- a CDS encoding Transmembrane protein 222 (overlaps_old_locusTagID:BBM_III00765): protein MGNVALGYGSEMNSIGDERFKTCIVWTYIPILTTIFPLIGHVGVGNSMGITYDFAGSYFISEGIFAFNRPYKVYKLNGDDSQFSENWDVAIRETSMDFSQLSHNLIHNNCHHFVAKILNRSKYNGKTDWNAIEVFKMSCAANYLGKIEVVNTWAPFTILFTAIVAIITIVLVLQ from the exons ATGGGTAACGTGGCACTAGGTTATGGTAGTGAGATGAATAGCATAGGTGATGAAAGG TTCAAAACTTGCATCGTATGGACATATATACCAATTTTAACGACAATATTTCCTCTAATTGGACATGTTGGCGTTGGAAACAGTATGGGCATAACCTATGATTTCGCCGGttcatattttatttctGAAGGTATTTTTGCCTTCAATCGTCCCTATAAAGTTTATAAATTGAACGGAGATGACTCACAATTTAGTGAAAATTGGGATGTGGCCATAAGGGAAACTTCAATGGATTTTTCACAGTTATCGCACAATCTCATACA cAATAATTGCCATCATTTTGTGGCAAAAATACTAAACAGATCAAAATACAACGGTAAAACGGATTG GAATGCAATAGAAGTGTTTAAGATGAGCTGTGCCGCAAACTACTTGGG aaaaaTTGAAGTTGTCAACACGTGGGCTccatttacaattttattcaCGGCAATAGTAGCCATTATTACTATTGTTTTAGTGTtacaataa
- a CDS encoding MMS19 nucleotide excision repair protein homolog (overlaps_old_locusTagID:BBM_III00760), with protein sequence MCEKLSDLLKCCEDSYDEITYISLRNKILIGIGNKWSFNDLISAISGPKIDYCKYKLLVEVLERREGWNTNISQLIGMLQVQDEEGTLCELKLSLIYLLTTCFDPLDPEIVSNFTVFTVVLNDIFDKIHIGSLKFLHRNIFLSALTKLIDAYQIVKDNNTDNIVIDNALNAEFCYKLCNQIRGEKDPRNLLIMFPLLKKLSIYCSDTAKNGADICNDISQMLLTYYPINFKPPKHAPQSITENDLIIALNNALSSQFLWRYVIDVFIDGLYGAEITDDEALEFLDKNVQTIVYCLPHYGHECALKYLPQAVEALASECFLSAAQFSVIPTNDVPIDIEYEIGPNLENCQRIILLPQWIPGKKQRLLSDVLQAFLQNIPPYSECSEGIWNSINFLLERAKNSILSHNNDLLASLHIVKTVASSSPLCIAKNISEFLHNIITQIPIKMENMGKIAQLIAVSILYNNKSGKIMADTASKLCDILKFIESTVCDDVTSFIDIIQVISTLTLPDNFVYSVCQKVNKMAHFGAHSEDIIVNLSQQKGSIHFLTKLFESLSESLLHAKCSNQTTSIETEGSLSLNVEKADLFFNYLSQNTTLLRYSHQSLSSLYNKLNDELCIKRICFIWTISAMATRNPDDYYWYKYAKSLSSIDQTVERWICQILSSELISKSEFRELLDDISDSFSCKILDHILDTYRDNMLKLIFIPWLERHYNTQHYNSAEIILQELKVHNHIYHNYELQLSLLPIFFKYPNEFLTINYNMGAQLFGLVKQSEITATDLWSKYINDIIIVGKFGEILSALPDMLDELCPLRIIPGETWQIVLDTWINPKNYHKSLRITQNVTRDLNSVLLDKIYYIDSISCVQRISFANSILCNLNEHLLKFANEYTIDAHRSLIRLLSSIPISEIDQKWINIIFQSITLVHSDWDDLRLLCLLAKLARCKMLNSCLKASGTLETVVNYCIKRRGMSLSRTISLLIVKEIWSLINSSPEDNLCRVVVDYVGKCGKDSHRRVRRMALSTRQTVKLNSM encoded by the exons ATGTGTGAGAAGCTAAGTGATTTACTCAAGTGCTGCGAAGATTCATACGATGAAATCACTTACATCTCCCTTAGAAACAAAATTCTTATTGGGATTGGAAACAAATGGTCTTTTAATGATCTTATCAGTGCAATTTCTGGGCCTAAAATAGATTATTGTAAGTACAAATTGTTAGTTGAAGTTTTGGAGAGGAGAGAGGGATGgaatacaaatatatctcAGTTAATAGGCATGCTACAGGTACAAGATGAAGAGGGGACGCTATGTGaactaaaattatcactgaTTTATCTTTTAACAACCTGCTTTGATCCGCTAGATCCGGAAattgtttcaaattttaccgTGTTTACAGTTGtgttaaatgatatatttgacaaaataCACATTGGTTCATTGAAGTTTTTACACAGAAACATTTTCCTTTCCGCACTAACGAAACTAATAGACGCATATCAAATAGTTAAAGATAACAATACTGATAATATTGTGATTGATAACGCATTGAATGCCGAGTtttgttacaaattatgCAATCAAATTAGGGGGGAGAAGGATCCAagaaatttattaataatgttCCCCCTTCTAAAAAAACtatcaatatattgttCAGACACAGCCAAAAATGGTGCAGATATATGCAATGACATATCCCAAATGTTACTCACGTACTAtccaataaatttcaaaCCTCCAAAACATGCACCGCAGTCAATCACTGAAAATGACTTGATTATTGCACTAAATAATGCGCTTTCATCTCAATTCCTCTGGAGATACGTAATTGATGTATTCATTGACGGTTTATATGGCGCTGAAATCACTGATGATGAGGCACTAGAGTTTCTGGACAAAAACGTTCAAACAATAGTTTATTGTCTCCCACATTATGGCCATGAATGTGCTTTGAAATATCTGCCACAGGCTGTGGAAGCTCTGGCTAGTGAATGTTTTTTATCCGCCGCACAATTTAGTGTAATTCCAACAAATGATGTACCTATAGATATTGAATATGAGATTGGaccaaatttggaaaattgtCAAAGGATAATATTGTTGCCACAATGGATCCCCGGTAAGAAACAACGGCTACTTTCTGATGTTTTACAGGCATTTCTTCAAAACATACCGCCATATTCTGAATGTAGTGAAGGCATATGGAatagtattaattttttgttgGAAAGGGctaaaaattcaatattatccCACAATAACGATTTACTGGCCTCTTtacatattgttaaaaCTGTTGCCAGTTCATCGCCTCTCTGTATTgctaaaaatatttcagaatttttacacaatattattacacaaattCCCATAAAGATGGAAAATATGGGGAAAATCGCACAGTTGATAGCAGTTTCAATTCtctataataataaatcagGTAAAATAATGGCCGATACTGCCAGTAAGTTGtgtgatatattaaaatttatcgaATCTACCGTATGCGATGACGTGACGTCATTTATAGATATAATACAAGTAATCAGTACACTTACACTACCggataattttgtatattctGTTTGCCAAAAAGTCAATAAAATGGCCCACTTTGGAGCGCATTCTGAagatataattgtaaatttatcacaacaAAAGGGGTCTATCcattttttaacaaaattatttgaatctCTATCTGAATCGCTATTACATGCAAAATGCTCCAACCAAACTACGTCCATAGAAACAGAAGGATCTTTGTCATTGAATGTTGAAAAGGCTGATCTCTTTTTCAACTACCTATCTCAAAACACAACGCTACTCAGATATTCTCACCAAAGTTTATCTAGcctatataataaattaaacgATGAATTGTGTATTAAAAGGATTTGCTTCATATGGACGATAAGTGCCATGGCTACTAGAAATCCGGATGACTATTACTGGTACAAATATGCCAAATCGCTGAGTTCAATTGATCAAACGGTAGAGCGCTGgatttgccaaattttgTCTAGTGAATTAATTTCCAAAAGTGAATTCCGGGAGCTTTTGGATGATATTAGCGATAGTTTTAGCTGCAAAATTCTTGATCATATACTAGATACATACCGTGATAACatgttgaaattgatattcATTCCCTGGCTTGAAAGACATTACAATACACAACACTACAATTCAGCTGAAATTATACTACAGGAATTGAAGGTtcataatcatatatatcacaattatGAACTACAGTTATCACTGCTAccaatttttttcaaatatcCGAATGAATTTCTtactattaattataatatggGTGCGCAATTATTTGGATTGGTTAAGCAATCAGAGATTACTGCAACTGACTTATGgagtaaatatattaatgacATAATTATTGTCGGTAAATTCGGCGAGATTTTGAGTGCTTTACCAGATATGTTGGACGAACTATGCCCATTACGTATAATTCCCGGGGAGACATGGCAAATTGTTTTGGACACTTGGATCAACCCTAAAAACTATCACAAATCGCTAAGAATAACACAAAATGTGACAAGAGATTTGAATAGTGTGTTGctagataaaatttactaTATCGACTCTATTAGTTGTGTACAGCGCATTTCATTCGCAAATTCAATACTGTGCAATCTTAATGAACATTTACTTAAATTTGCTAATGaatatacaattgatgCGCATAGATCGTTGATTAGATTGTTATCCTCAATCCCCATCAGTGAAATCGATCAG AAATGGATAAACATAATATTTCAGTCCATTACACTAGTACATTCAGATTGGGATGATTTAAGACTGTTATGCCTTCTAGCTAAGTTGGCACGATGCAAGATGTTAAACTCGTGTTTAAAAGCATCTGGTACTCTTGAAACAGTTGTAAACTATTGCATAAAAAGGAGGGGCATGTCACTATCAAGGACGATCTCTCTGTTGATTGTTAAAGAAATTTGGAGTTTAATAAATTCTTCGCCGGAGGATAATTTGTGTAGA GTGGTGGTAGATTATGTTGGAAAGTGTGGTAAGGATTCGCACAGGAGAGTAAGGCGAATGGCATTATCCACAAGACAAACTGTCAAATTAAACAGCATGTAG
- a CDS encoding conserved Plasmodium protein, unknown function (overlaps_old_locusTagID:BBM_III00775), translating to MYLDYFPLTQSLSSSYNFFNTQILPNLYDNGTSLIQYAKDLYPVELHIHVLSHICSRHRQIALSNNGYKLNILDSVYNQCLGELIAQKLHKIIVNCQSYNKVSVHTPNTTTLLPGSNIFATEQLETALNATHKQLVLALTSHWNTYNPKPKCQSKVATINLKPVDIGSKGSTFIVSDFGNKNHLNKNLDSPYIGLHFEHDRTFTLEGLDIVHNIINNLGFVVIKNVLSEEHIQTIRDCLNLDRAQARDVAFSILEEDSNVNAAKYTRGRIVCSLRGTTYDTKLRRVQMFWTPLLHYVMPRSIASFPQNRQMSLEKSLYISWINLILSDPLSDYECWHRNNSKYGITVVIPLDYRTDEDGRIEFIPYTHSPNFNRNSKNILNAIKKGPVGVDVKPGDLIVYNSTILHRYTMNKSFDCKSDLVYQYDYVDSVPPGQGRLHFMYDKLLAKLIVFCNKFY from the exons ATGTATCTGGACTATTTCCCTTTGACACAAAGTCTTTCCAGTtcttataatttttttaacactcaaattttgccaaatttaTACGATAATGGTACATCTCTCATTCAGTACGCTAAGGATCTCTATCCAGTAGAGTTGCATATACATGTTTTGTCACACATTTGTTCCAGGCATCGCCAAATTGCCTTATCTAACAATGGTTAcaagttaaatatattggataGTGTATATAATCAATGCCTAGGCGAATTGATCGCACAGAAGCTgcacaaaataattgttaacTGTCAATCTTATAACAAAGTATCAGTACATACACCCAATACAACCACTTTGCTGCCTGGGAGTAACATTTTTGCCACTGAACAATTAGAAACTGCCCTTAATGCCACACATAAACAATTAGTTTTAGCACTAACCTCCCACTGGAAT ACATACAATCCTAAACCCAAATGTCAATCCAAAGTCGCTACAATCAACCTTAAACCAGTGGATATTGGATCTAAAGGTTCAACTTTTATTGTTAGCGACTTTGGCAATAAAAATCATCTAAACAAGAATTTAGATAGCCCGTACATTGGACTGCACTTTGAACACGATAGAACATTTACTCTAGAAGGACTGGATATTGTTCACaacataataaataatttgg GCTTTGTAGTCATCAAAAATGTATTGTCAGAAGAACATATACAAACAATTCGTGACTGCCTAAATTTGGATAGGGCACAAGCCAGGGATGTCGccttttcaattttggaGGAGGACTCAAATGTAAATGCAGCAAAGTATACGAGGG GGAGAATTGTATGTTCTCTAAGAGGTACAACTTATGATACAAAGTTGAGACGGGTACAAATGTTTTGGACCCCTTTGCTACACTATGTGATGCCCAGAAGCATAGCTTCCTTCCCGCAAAATCGCCAAATGTCGCTTGAAAAAAG CCTTTACATCTCCTGGATAAATCTAATACTATCGG atccCTTGAGCGACTACGAGTGTTGGCACAGAAACAATTCAAAGTATGGTATAACTGTCGTTATACCCTTGGATTATAGAACAGATGAAGACGGTAGAATTGAATTTATCCCATACACTCATTCGCCAAATTTTAATCGCaatagtaaaaatatattaaatgcaataaaaaaGG GCCCAGTTGGTGTGGATGTTAAACCAGGAGATTTAATCGTCTACAACTCAACAATCCTTCACCGATATACAAtgaataaatcatttgattgCAAATCAGATTTGGTCTACCAATATGACTACGTAGATTCGGTACCTCCAGGGCAGG GTCGTTTGCACTTTATGTACGACAAACTATTAGCCAAATTGATCGTCTTTTGCAATAAGTTTTATTAG
- a CDS encoding conserved Plasmodium protein, unknown function (overlaps_old_locusTagID:BBM_III00740) — protein MYSLNYVAALIISAENTYTYVLNVHNVSSRCNPRFNTFKCQMIWCYPMFGDEPERTRRRKVHPTHEWGSNRANLTHSYTIANQLAQNCRFVPNEILFMDIQEEGLGKTEEMHTSVETACGNFHIDESEVRKIRPALGIFDQGDGLGIATLIGAKSGVFAFHYHGPCDLKNGIKSYMRFLFNRHYPGAVVLLLTDEITNLHSERNDSSGVDPRLFERQLRLVKSGKDYIYAHEKDSFDKPEFPNVDGFLEPRQSLP, from the exons ATGTACTCACTCAATTATGTGGCAGCATTAATAATAAGCGCAGAAAATACCTACACATATGTACTTAACGTACATAATGTGTCTTCCAGGTGTAACCCTCGATTTAACACCTTCAAGTGCCAAATGATCTGGTGCTATCCAATGTTTGGCGATGAACCGGAGCGCACAAGACGCAGAAAAGTACATCCAACACACGAATGGGGTAGTAACCGTGCCAATCTCACACACTCATATACTATTGCAAACCAATTGGCTCAAAATTG CCGCTTTGTACCTAACGAGATTCTATTCATGGATATACAGGAGGAAGGGTTGGGGAAGACAGAGGAAATGCACACTAGTGTCGAAACTGCCTGTGGTAATTTTCACATTGATGAGTCTGAGGTTAGAAAGATTAGACCGGCATTGGGGATATTTGACCAGGGTGATGGATTAGGAATTGCCACGTTGATTGGGGCCAAAAGCGGGGTATTCGCTTTTCACTACCATGGTCCATgtgatttaaaaaatggCATAAAGAGTTACATGAGATTCCTCTTCAACCGCCACTATCCTGGAGCTGTAGTGCTGCTTCTTACAGACgaaataacaaatttacacagCGAGCGCAATGATTCTAGCGGAGTAGATCCCCGTTTATTTGAACGCCAATTGCGGTTGGTTAAGAGTGGAAAGGATTACATATATGCCCATGAAAAAGATAGTTTTGACAAGCCAGAATTTCCTAATGTTGATGGGTTCCTGGAACCAAGGCAATCATTGCCTTGA
- a CDS encoding Tim17/Tim22/Tim23/Pmp24 family (overlaps_old_locusTagID:BBM_III00755) — MEGRDLSREPCPDRIVEDMGGAFGMGSFGGFIWHFIRGCRNSPRGIMLQNGLYSARTKAPLLGGNFAVWGGTFSSFDCTFQYIRRKEDHWNAIFSGFSTGGVLALRKGLKSSAKSALVGGLLLSIIEGVSIVVNRKMTPTPRQQYQRQMEFEKSMQSQNRSVQVGAA, encoded by the exons ATGGAAGGAAGGGATTTATCGAGGGAACCTTGCCCAGATCGCATAGTGGAGGATATGGGCGGCGCATTCGGCATGGGCTCCTTCGGTGGCTTTATTTGGCATTTCATCCGCGGCTGCAGAAATTCTCCTAGAGGAATTATGCTACAAAATGGCCTATATAGTGCCAGAACCAAAGCTCCGTTGCTCGGTGGCAATTTCGCCGTTTGGGGAGGCACATTCTCCTCCTTCGACTGTacttttcaatatatacgCAGGAAGGAAGATCATTGGAACGCTATTTTTAGTGGCTTCTCCACAGGCGGTGTTCTGGCTCTAAGGAAAGGCTTGAAATCAAGCGCCAAAAGCGCACTTGTAGGTGGCCTTCTACTCA GTATAATTGAGGGTGTTTCAATTGTGGTAAACAGAAAGATGACACCCACACCCAGACAACAATACCAGAGACAAATGGAATTTGAGAAATCAATGCAGTCACAGAATCGCAGCGTACAAGTAGGGGCTGCGTAA
- a CDS encoding small nuclear ribonucleoprotein D1 (overlaps_old_locusTagID:BBM_III00745) codes for MKLVRFLMKLANESVTIELKNGTVLTGTVTGVDISMNTHLKNVKVVVKKDPLSDTDKAVNSPQYILLDHLTVRGNNIRYFILSDSLPLDTLLIDDTPKQKPPRERLAMIRGGRGRGRGVRGRGGDRPGGRPRL; via the coding sequence ATGAAGCTCGTGCGATTCCTAATGAAACTAGCCAACGAGTCTGTGACCATTGAGCTAAAAAATGGCACGGTCCTAACAGGTACAGTCACTGGCGTTGATATTTCAATGAATACGCACTTGAAGAATGTAAAAGTTGTGGTCAAGAAGGATCCATTATCGGATACAGATAAGGCGGTTAATTCCCCTCAGTATATTTTGCTTGATCACTTAACCGTGCGAGGCAATAACATTCGCTATTTTATCCTATCGGACAGTCTACCTTTAGATACTCTGCTAATTGATGATACTCCCAAGCAAAAACCGCCTAGGGAGAGATTAGCCATGATCAGAGGTGGAAGAGGAAGGGGGAGAGGCGTTAGGGGGAGGGGAGGAGATAGGCCCGGGGGCCGACCTAGACTCTAA
- a CDS encoding Mitochondrial import inner membrane translocase subunit TIM44 (overlaps_old_locusTagID:BBM_III00750;~overlaps_old_locusTagID:BBM_III00755): MYLNPCFRRIFSKFPNKTFRNLRYLATRELSSQSFIKIVMDQVAKDMNTDSELRKAVKELEKSTRESKVPGEIAKISNAIKNTSKMIISGTGKLVSTVSGAPGIKEFMSAVSTVGNILDKATDRIHDNTSQANEQVKKWKNRMEQLRTKRKQQYASNNVQVAENFTDKVSDNNIRQSNECQLVCIQESTWDRFGSKLKDMPLLNSFFENPLIGKLFGETEFARAIREMKTFDDSFNVPEFVELVEQVVARHMVSSYLNGDIQALKLHCGETAYTTLKSSIEQRRLLNLTIDPSILILKDVELKGGMIVENTPWFIFTFTTQQINCIYKEDGQIISGAVDDIREVLYTMALSRHPNLQDPEMADLQYPYMVRELAIIGNQPSW; the protein is encoded by the exons ATGTATTTGAACCCATGTTTTAGGagaattttttcaaaattccCAAACAAAACATTCAGAAATCTACGGTACCTAGCAACTCGAGAACTATCATCTCAATCCTTTATAAAGATAGTGATGGACCAGGTTGCAAAGGACATGAACACCGACAGCGAACTCAGGAAGGCAGTGAAAGAATTGGAAAAGAGCACTAGAGAGTCGAAAGTGCCAGGGGAAATCGctaaaatttcaaatgcTATAAAAAATACTTCCAAAATGATAATCAGCGGCACTGGAAAACTCGTGTCAACAGTGAGCGGTGCCCCTGGCATCAAAGAATTTATGTCAGCAg TATCCACTGTGGGCAACATACTAGACAAGGCCACTGATAGGATCCACGACAACACTTCACAGGCCAATGAGCAGGTCAAAAAGTGGAAGAATCGCATGGAACAACTTAGAACCAAACGGAAACAACAATACGCATCTAATAATGTGCAAGTTGCTGAAAACTTTACTGATAAAGTCAGTGATAACAACATTAGACAATCAAATGAGTGTCAATTAGTATGCATCCAAGAATCGACCTGGGATAGGTTCGGTAGCAAATTGAAAGATATGCCATTgctaaattcattttttgaGAATCCTTTGATAGGAAAGTTGTTCGGTGAAACAGAATTCGCCCGTGCCATTAGAGAGATGAAAACATTTGATGATTCCTTTAACGTCCCAGAATTCGTTGAACTTGTGGAACAAGTTGTGGCTAGACATATGGTTTCGAGCTATTTGAATGGTGATATACAAGCACTAAAATTGCACTGCGGCGAAACGGCATATACTACACTCAAAAGTTCAATTGAGCAGCGTCGGCTGctaaatttgacaattgaCCCATCCATACTCATACTGAAGGATGTAGAACTTAAGG GCGGAATGATTGTGGAAAACACTCCCTGGTTCATTTTCACCTTCACTACgcaacaaattaattgtatctaCAAGGAAGATGGTCAAATTATATCAG GGGCAGTTGATGACATTAGGGAGGTTTTGTACACTATGGCATTGTCTCGACATCCAAATTTACAAGATCCGGAAATGGCAGATCTACAATATCCCTACATG GTTAGGGAGTTGGCGATAATTGGAAACCAGCCCTCATGGTGA
- a CDS encoding BmGPI11, Conserved protein, unknown function (overlaps_old_locusTagID:BBM_III00775), whose product MLQKLTNFIVVTVILLRFTTAKFVFRSLDHLRLSSVNDVITENGKKSEKVIKTKQDDIINSDSPFVYWPADKNVKSRTKFQNKSPNNDLINLDPDRILYTADSLGNPFTAPDRCVRIASDLTYLCDPDNILSQQEQLQLNTKLKQFPTKNFHYCPDSRQYGLKVGMLLVNNILVPFPKSLDDAAQLLCQELIDKWGLGNKDCNDGIMVLYIKNNNAIFIATKDANDTLLSTDKITNIEEIFTNNLNTNNNDYRSLSDLVDNLSDALPKKTEGTKWSVIIPCAIVILYLVGVGAMYKIS is encoded by the exons ATGTTGcaaaaattaactaattttataGTTGTCACTGTGATATTGTTAAGGTTTACGACGGCCAAATTTGTGTTCAGATCATTGGATCATCTAAGATTGAGTAGTGTCAATGATGTTATTACTGAAAATGGGAAAAAATCTGAAAAGGTAATTAAAACAAAGCAagatgatataataaatagtgACAGTCCTTTTGTTTACTGGCCTGCAGATAAGAACGTAAAGTCGCG cacaaaatttcaaaataaatcacctaataatgatttaattaatttggatCCAGATCGAATTTTGTACACTGCTGATTCCCTTGGTAATCCTTTCACAGCGCCGGATAGATGTGTAAGAATCGCTAGTGACTTGACGTATTTATGTGATCCggataatattttatcgcaACAAGAGCAGTTACAACTTAACACTAAACTCAAGCAATTCCCTACTAAAAACTTCCACTACTGCCCTGATAGTCGACAATACGGTTTGAAG GTTGGAATGCTGTTGGTGAACAATATATTGGTACCTTTTCCTAAAAGCCTGGATGATGCAGCACAGTTGCTATGCCAAGAGCTGATAGA taaatGGGGATTAGGAAATAAAGATTGTAACGATGGCATTATGGTACTATATATCAAG AACAACAATGCAATCTTTATCGCAACCAAAG ATGCAAATGACACACTCTTATCTACG GATAAGATCACCAATATCGAGgaaattttcacaaataatttaaacacAAACAACAATGATTACCGATCATTAAGTGATTTAGTTGACAATTTGAGCGATGCATTGCCTAAAAAAACAGAAG gcacTAAATGGTCTGTAATAATACCCTGCGCCATAGTGATACTGTATCTGGTTGGGGTGGGGGCAATGTATAAGATCAGTTAA